The Brenneria rubrifaciens genome has a window encoding:
- the rbsR gene encoding ribose operon transcriptional repressor RbsR encodes MATMKDVARLAGVSTSTVSHVINNNRFVSDVIREKVLKAVEALNYAPSALARSLKINQTRTIGMLLTASNNPFYAEVVRGVERCCYERGYSLILCNTEGDRARMSRSLEILLQKRVDGVLLMCTESHRPSPEMVSRYPFIPMVMMDWAPFEGVIDVIKDNSLLGGEMATNYLISRGYRKIACIAGPHDKTTAHNRLEGYRQAMKHAGLSIPDEYEIFGDFEFETGYRAMQRLLMLEDKPEAVFACNDAMAVGVYRALYQAGLLIPEDVAVIGYDDIELARYMSPPLTTIHQPKDALGELAVDTLLYRLEHPDMEPNVLVLTPELMVRESVR; translated from the coding sequence TTGGCCACAATGAAAGATGTCGCGCGTCTGGCGGGTGTTTCAACTTCGACGGTTTCTCATGTCATCAATAACAATCGCTTTGTCAGTGACGTTATTCGTGAAAAAGTGTTGAAGGCAGTTGAAGCGCTTAATTATGCGCCTTCTGCATTGGCCAGAAGCCTGAAAATAAATCAGACGCGAACCATTGGCATGTTGCTGACCGCCAGTAACAACCCATTTTATGCCGAGGTGGTCCGTGGCGTTGAGCGTTGTTGTTATGAACGGGGTTACAGCCTGATTTTGTGCAATACCGAAGGCGATCGGGCCAGAATGAGCCGTAGCCTGGAAATCCTGTTGCAAAAGCGGGTGGATGGCGTGCTGTTGATGTGCACGGAAAGTCACCGTCCATCGCCTGAAATGGTGAGTCGCTATCCTTTTATACCGATGGTCATGATGGATTGGGCGCCATTCGAAGGTGTTATTGATGTTATTAAAGATAATTCGCTGTTGGGCGGTGAGATGGCAACCAACTACCTCATTTCTCGTGGTTATCGAAAAATTGCCTGTATTGCCGGTCCACATGATAAAACGACCGCGCACAACCGTCTTGAAGGATATCGACAAGCGATGAAACATGCCGGGCTATCCATTCCTGACGAGTATGAGATATTCGGTGATTTCGAATTTGAAACCGGCTATCGGGCAATGCAGCGCTTACTGATGTTGGAAGATAAGCCTGAAGCTGTGTTTGCCTGTAACGATGCCATGGCGGTTGGCGTTTATCGCGCGCTGTATCAGGCGGGGCTTTTGATACCGGAAGATGTGGCTGTTATCGGTTACGATGATATTGAACTGGCTCGTTACATGTCTCCTCCCCTTACGACAATCCATCAACCGAAAGATGCACTTGGTGAACTCGCGGTGGATACTTTGCTTTATCGTCTGGAACATCCTGATATGGAACCCAATGTCTTGGTGTTAACGCCAGAATTAATGGTTCGTGAATCGGTTCGGTAA
- the rbsD gene encoding D-ribose pyranase encodes MKKAALLNSEVSCVISRLGHTDRVVISDAGLPIPHTTPRIDLALTHNVPTFLQVVNAVTSEMQVEAAILAEEIIKKNPILHEALLDQLSQLEQRQGNSIALHYVRHEEFKIQSGRSRAIIRSGECSPYANIILCAGVTF; translated from the coding sequence ATGAAAAAGGCGGCTTTACTGAATTCTGAGGTTTCTTGCGTTATTTCCCGTTTGGGACATACCGATCGGGTGGTTATTTCCGATGCGGGTTTACCGATTCCCCACACCACCCCTCGAATCGATCTGGCGTTAACGCACAATGTACCCACCTTTTTGCAGGTGGTTAACGCGGTAACCAGTGAGATGCAGGTCGAGGCCGCTATCCTGGCGGAAGAAATTATTAAAAAAAATCCAATACTCCATGAGGCATTACTTGATCAATTAAGCCAACTTGAGCAGCGCCAGGGAAACTCAATTGCTTTGCATTATGTCCGCCACGAAGAGTTTAAGATCCAAAGCGGGAGAAGCAGAGCCATTATTCGCAGTGGGGAGTGTTCCCCGTATGCCAATATCATCCTTTGTGCTGGTGTAACGTTCTGA
- the rbsK gene encoding ribokinase yields MKTGKLVVLGSINADHILNLEQFPHPGETVIGKQYNVAFGGKGANQAVAASRSGADTAFIACVGDDDIGVRLRQQLSDDRIDVSAVEIIENETTGVALIFVNGEAENMIGIHAGANAAVTPDYLDRYQQRIIDASALLMQLECPLETVIAAAKLAHSNQTQVILNPAPARELPDELLSLVDMITPNETEAQFLTGVMVQTEEDVTRAAQVLHDKGIETVLITLGSRGVWLSVKGEGQRIPGYRVKAVDTIAAGDTFNGALVTALLENQPMSSAVKFAHAAAAIAVTRRGAQPSVPWRNEIDAFLLAQG; encoded by the coding sequence ATGAAAACGGGTAAGCTGGTGGTACTGGGCAGTATTAATGCCGACCATATTCTTAATCTTGAGCAATTTCCCCACCCAGGTGAAACGGTGATCGGTAAGCAATATAACGTCGCTTTTGGAGGAAAGGGGGCTAATCAGGCTGTAGCGGCCAGTCGCAGCGGTGCGGACACCGCTTTTATCGCTTGCGTGGGGGATGATGATATTGGTGTCCGGTTACGCCAACAGTTATCTGATGACCGGATTGACGTCTCGGCCGTCGAAATCATCGAAAATGAAACAACGGGCGTTGCCCTCATTTTTGTTAATGGCGAAGCTGAAAACATGATTGGTATTCATGCCGGCGCGAATGCCGCCGTGACGCCAGACTACCTCGACCGCTATCAGCAACGCATTATTGATGCCTCCGCGTTGCTGATGCAACTCGAATGCCCGTTGGAAACGGTTATTGCCGCTGCCAAACTTGCCCATAGCAACCAAACCCAAGTCATACTAAACCCCGCTCCTGCCCGTGAATTGCCTGATGAGCTATTATCGCTGGTGGATATGATTACGCCGAATGAAACGGAAGCGCAGTTTCTGACCGGTGTAATGGTTCAAACGGAAGAGGATGTCACGCGGGCCGCTCAGGTTTTGCATGACAAAGGCATCGAAACCGTCCTCATTACGCTGGGCAGCCGTGGAGTATGGTTGAGCGTGAAGGGGGAAGGTCAGCGCATTCCCGGCTATCGGGTAAAAGCCGTGGATACGATCGCCGCTGGAGATACCTTTAACGGCGCGCTGGTTACGGCTTTGCTGGAGAATCAGCCGATGTCTTCCGCCGTCAAGTTCGCGCACGCGGCCGCCGCGATCGCGGTAACGCGCCGAGGAGCTCAGCCTTCTGTTCCGTGGCGTAACGAGATTGATGCGTTCTTGTTAGCTCAGGGGTGA
- the rbsC gene encoding ribose ABC transporter permease, with product MSSQSITAKRWPGKEWLLEQKSLIALLILIAIVSALSPNFFTLNNLFNILQQTSVNAIMAVGMTLVILTSGIDLSVGSLLALTGAVAASIVGFEVNALAAAFGALALGALIGAGTGVIVSKGKVQAFIATLVMMLLLRGVTMVYTNGSPINTGFSDVAEAFGWFGIGRPLGVPTPIWIMAIVFALAWYMLHHTRLGRYIYALGGNESATRLSGISVDKIKIIVYSLCGLLSALAGIIEVARLSSAQPTAGTGYELDAIAAVVLGGTSLAGGKGRIIGTLIGALILGFLNNGLNLLGVSSYYQMIVKAVVILLAVLVDNKSSK from the coding sequence ATGAGTTCTCAATCTATCACAGCAAAACGCTGGCCTGGTAAAGAGTGGCTATTAGAGCAGAAATCGCTGATTGCCCTGCTAATCCTTATTGCGATTGTTTCCGCATTGAGCCCTAACTTTTTTACCCTGAACAACCTGTTCAATATTCTTCAGCAAACTTCGGTTAATGCCATTATGGCGGTCGGCATGACACTGGTTATCCTCACGTCGGGTATCGATCTCTCCGTGGGTTCCCTGCTGGCGCTGACGGGCGCGGTCGCCGCCTCAATTGTCGGTTTCGAAGTCAACGCGCTGGCGGCTGCTTTTGGCGCGCTGGCATTGGGTGCCCTTATCGGTGCCGGTACGGGGGTTATCGTGTCCAAAGGCAAGGTTCAGGCCTTTATTGCTACGCTGGTCATGATGCTGCTGCTGCGGGGCGTTACGATGGTCTATACCAACGGCAGCCCGATTAATACCGGTTTTTCCGATGTGGCCGAAGCTTTCGGCTGGTTTGGTATTGGCCGTCCTTTAGGTGTACCAACCCCTATCTGGATCATGGCTATCGTCTTTGCCTTGGCCTGGTACATGCTGCATCACACGCGTCTGGGTCGTTATATCTATGCGTTGGGCGGTAATGAATCGGCTACCCGCCTTTCCGGTATCAGCGTTGATAAGATCAAGATTATTGTCTATTCCCTGTGCGGGTTGTTGTCGGCGCTGGCAGGGATCATTGAAGTGGCCCGTTTGTCCTCCGCGCAACCTACCGCGGGAACCGGCTATGAGCTGGATGCTATCGCGGCGGTGGTGCTTGGGGGCACGAGTCTGGCTGGCGGCAAAGGTCGTATTATCGGGACGCTAATCGGCGCGCTGATCCTCGGTTTCCTCAACAACGGACTCAATCTATTAGGTGTTTCTTCTTACTACCAGATGATCGTCAAAGCGGTCGTTATTTTACTGGCGGTTTTGGTAGATAACAAAAGCAGTAAATAA
- the rbsA gene encoding ribose ABC transporter ATP-binding protein RbsA yields the protein MQPLLQLQGITKSFPGVKALSGAALNVYPGKVMALVGENGAGKSTMMKVLTGIYSKDAGSLYFLGNEVSFSGPKASQEAGIGIIHQELNLIPQLTIAENIFLGREFTNRFGRIDWSKMYAESDKLLKRLNLRYDSRRLVGELSIGDQQMVEIAKVLSFESKVIVMDEPTDALTDSETASLFSVIKEFRSQGRGIVYISHRLKEIFEICDDVTVLRDGRFIGECPVGELREDTLIEMMVGRKLEEQFPRLNQAPGGVRLKVENLSGPGVENVSFTVRKGEILGVAGLMGAGRTELMKILYGALSRTGGSVVLDGREVMTRNPQDGLANGIVYISEDRKRDGLVLGMSVKENMSLTALRYFSRRGGQIKHPEEQLVVGDFIRLFNIKTPSMEQPIGLLSGGNQQKVAIARGLMTRPNVLILDEPTRGVDVGAKKEIYQLINQFKQEGLSIILVSSEMPEVLGMSDRIIVMHEGRLSGEFPIEQATQEALMAAAVGKQYGVKQEISQI from the coding sequence ATGCAACCTTTACTGCAACTGCAAGGAATAACGAAATCTTTCCCCGGCGTTAAGGCGCTGTCTGGCGCGGCATTAAATGTTTATCCGGGAAAAGTGATGGCGCTGGTGGGCGAGAATGGCGCGGGTAAATCCACCATGATGAAAGTGCTGACCGGGATTTACAGCAAAGATGCCGGCAGTCTGTATTTCCTCGGTAATGAAGTGAGTTTCAGCGGTCCCAAAGCCTCTCAGGAAGCGGGGATCGGCATTATTCATCAGGAATTGAACCTGATACCTCAACTGACGATTGCAGAGAACATTTTTCTGGGGCGTGAATTTACCAACCGTTTTGGTCGCATTGACTGGAGCAAGATGTATGCGGAATCGGACAAACTGCTGAAGCGTCTGAATCTGCGTTATGACAGCCGCCGCCTGGTGGGTGAGTTGTCGATTGGCGATCAGCAGATGGTCGAAATCGCCAAGGTATTAAGTTTTGAATCAAAAGTCATCGTGATGGATGAACCTACCGATGCGCTGACGGATAGCGAAACGGCCTCGCTATTCAGCGTGATTAAAGAGTTCCGGTCTCAGGGGCGCGGCATTGTTTACATCTCTCATCGTCTGAAAGAAATTTTTGAAATATGCGATGACGTCACCGTATTGCGTGACGGCCGATTCATTGGTGAATGTCCGGTCGGCGAACTGCGGGAAGATACGCTGATTGAGATGATGGTGGGCCGTAAACTGGAAGAGCAGTTTCCGCGGCTGAATCAGGCGCCGGGAGGCGTACGTCTGAAGGTAGAGAATCTTTCCGGTCCGGGAGTTGAGAACGTCAGTTTCACCGTGCGCAAAGGCGAAATTCTTGGTGTCGCGGGACTGATGGGCGCAGGCCGGACCGAGTTGATGAAAATACTTTACGGCGCCTTATCGCGGACTGGCGGCTCTGTCGTGCTGGACGGTCGTGAAGTGATGACCCGTAACCCCCAGGATGGTCTGGCAAACGGCATCGTCTATATTTCTGAAGACCGTAAACGTGACGGGCTGGTTCTGGGCATGTCGGTGAAAGAGAACATGTCGCTCACGGCGTTACGGTATTTCAGCCGTCGAGGCGGTCAGATCAAGCACCCGGAAGAACAACTGGTTGTTGGTGATTTTATTCGCCTTTTCAATATCAAAACCCCGTCAATGGAACAGCCCATCGGGTTGCTATCGGGGGGGAATCAGCAAAAAGTCGCCATTGCTCGCGGCTTAATGACCCGTCCTAACGTGCTGATTCTTGATGAACCTACTCGCGGTGTTGATGTAGGAGCGAAGAAAGAGATTTACCAGCTAATCAATCAGTTCAAACAAGAAGGGCTGAGCATTATTTTGGTTTCATCCGAAATGCCCGAAGTGTTGGGAATGAGTGACCGCATTATCGTGATGCATGAAGGCCGCTTGAGTGGTGAATTTCCGATTGAGCAGGCCACCCAGGAAGCGCTAATGGCCGCGGCTGTTGGTAAGCAATACGGCGTAAAGCAGGAGATAAGTCAGATATGA
- the rbsB gene encoding ribose ABC transporter substrate-binding protein RbsB — protein sequence MNMKKLATLVPAVALSAMVSANALAKDTIALVVSTLNNPFFVSMKDGAQKEADKLGYNLIVLDSQNNPAKELANVQDLTVRGTKVLLINPTDSDAVGNAIKLANQSKIPVITLDRVAGSGDVVSHVASDNAFGGSVAGDFIAKKSGEGTKIIQLEGIAGTSAARERGAGFMKSAEKNKFVILASQPADFDRTKGLNVMQNLLTAHPDVQAVFAQNDEMALGALRALQTAGKNDVLIVGFDGTQDGIKAVESGKLAATVAQRPDQIGVIGIETADKVLKGEKVKAIIPVDLKLVTK from the coding sequence ATGAATATGAAAAAACTGGCTACTCTGGTTCCCGCTGTTGCGCTGAGCGCGATGGTCAGTGCCAACGCATTAGCCAAAGATACGATTGCTCTGGTGGTATCAACACTAAATAACCCGTTCTTTGTTTCAATGAAAGATGGCGCGCAAAAAGAAGCCGATAAGCTGGGTTATAACCTGATCGTGCTGGATTCTCAGAACAACCCAGCTAAAGAGCTGGCCAACGTTCAGGATTTGACCGTACGTGGTACGAAAGTACTGCTGATTAATCCAACCGACTCCGATGCGGTCGGTAATGCCATTAAGTTGGCTAACCAGTCGAAGATACCGGTTATTACACTGGATCGTGTTGCCGGCAGCGGGGATGTCGTTAGTCATGTTGCTTCTGATAACGCTTTCGGTGGGAGTGTGGCTGGCGATTTTATCGCTAAAAAAAGCGGTGAAGGCACCAAAATTATCCAGTTGGAAGGTATCGCCGGTACGTCTGCCGCCCGTGAACGTGGTGCTGGCTTTATGAAATCTGCCGAGAAGAATAAGTTTGTGATTCTGGCCAGCCAACCTGCTGATTTCGATCGCACCAAGGGCCTGAACGTCATGCAAAACCTGCTGACGGCTCACCCGGATGTGCAGGCGGTGTTTGCCCAGAACGACGAAATGGCGCTGGGCGCGTTGCGAGCATTGCAGACCGCGGGTAAGAACGATGTGTTGATTGTCGGTTTCGATGGTACTCAGGATGGTATAAAAGCGGTTGAGTCCGGTAAACTGGCGGCAACCGTTGCTCAGCGTCCCGATCAAATTGGCGTCATTGGTATTGAAACGGCGGATAAGGTTCTGAAAGGCGAAAAAGTTAAGGCCATTATTCCGGTTGACCTAAAACTGGTAACAAAATAA